A region of the Perca flavescens isolate YP-PL-M2 chromosome 15, PFLA_1.0, whole genome shotgun sequence genome:
ATGAAGTCATCATACAAAAGGTGATGTTGATTCCCACAAGGTCAGGCAGTGGCTCCCAAGATTTATCTCGTGAGAACATCAGCAGTATTTTAGCTTCTATCATGCAAACAGTTTAATATTAATAGAAACAAGAAGAGTTGATTAGTTTTTCTAACAGGTCGTATCAAGAACATCAGAGTTACACTGAGCTGGAACAGACTGCAGCAACTTATAGTTGTTATGTTACTTTAATAACTTTAATTATtcatatatttaattattttcagGAACTTCAAGCTTTtaatgactcaaaataaacaacTTAGTTGATGgtttaaaactgaaataaacTTTGGAGTCAGAATAAAATGGGACTTTAAAATTcagattattatatataaacCTGGTGTATTTCCTGTATAGTGActaatatagtatatagtatatagtacatagtatagtatagtgacTGTTTGGGTCGTGTTGACATCAGCTGGACAGATTCAGGGAAATGAAGACAGAACAACAGACCAACTCATCATCCTCCATCTTTCTAAAGAAACAACTCATCTCTGAAACCGACATGCTTCACCGTTGGGAGGAGGTTTTACAGACTAGagttaaaaacattatttagtCTTTAATGAGTATTGTTTTCTTGTTCTTCCTTCACGGTGCTGTTCTCAGATGCTCAGTCAGTTGATGTGTGTTCAGTTTGTCCGTTGGCAGTAAGTCATCTTTCCTGTCGTCTGCAGATATCTCCTACTAGCCACAAAATTTGTTATTGAGGATGTTGAGAATCTCCTTGAGAGCGACCTCCACCATTTCTCACCATGGTAACCAGCCACGATTGCTGCATTTGAGGATGTAGAGAATATCTTCCAGTTTGATCTCCatcctttttattttggtgTCAATGGTTCTGATACCAGGAACAACTTGTAAATCAATCGCTGTAGCGGTGCCAATGGAGGTTCTCTCTTCACATCTCTCACCATAGCAATTGATAGACTTGAGAATCTCCTTGAGTTTGTTTTCCAGTTTGATCTCCATCATTTTCAGTTTGGTGTCAATTTTGACAATGTCAGGAACAACTTGTGATATACAAGTTGTAACTGTAGCAGTGCCATTGATAGACTTAAGAATCTTTTCCAGTTTGAGCtccatcattttcattttggtgtCAATGGTGCTGATATCAGGAACAACTGGTATATTGACCGCTGTAGCGTTGCCAATGGGGGTTTTCTTTTCACATCTCTCACTATAGTAACCATCTTGACACTCACACATCCATTCATTGGAGTCCAGCAGCCGACTGCACCTTCCTTTGTAGCTACATGTTCCACTTTGGCAGACAGGCAACCTCCATGAGTAATAGATGGAAATCTTTCTTGTATAGGTCGTCAACGGGTAACTTCCCACACAGTCATGTTGGAGTACGGGTGTTGGAGCCACAGCAAACTCTTCCCCATAGACAGCATGAGTTGCTTTAGCATAGTAAGAGAAGGGCATAACACTTCTAACCTGTCTACCATTCATAAGATACCACTTTTCCCCACAGTAACGTACTTTGTCCTTAATTTTACATGATTTGTCTTTAAAGCATTCATTGGCTACTTTTCTAACTTTATTTTCATCTATTTCTTCTGCTATCAGAGTGTATCCCACAGCGACGGTGATCGTGTCCTCTGTAATCTTAGTCAGATTATATAGTATGTAATAATCAGCCTGGGCTGTGTTGTACACCAGCACCACCCAGTTGTACCAGTTGTACTTTTTATCTAGAACTTTTTTCACCTCATCAGCGATGGCTTCTTTGTTGTCAGCACTAAATCCTTTCCTGATCTCCACCACGTCTTCCTTCACGTACTGCATGTGGTTGGTCAGGCAGTAGTTCAGAGCTGATATCTGAGCTCTGTAGACGTTCTTGAACATCTGGGTGTGTTCGGCTTCTTTGCCCGATGAATCCAACCCTATCAGTTTCCAGTAGAACTGGTTCAGCACCAATCCCTTCCACAGCAAACGACTGAAATAGACGTTATATTTGCCAATCTCTTGAACGTCACATTTAAACTTCTTCCTCAGCAGTTTGTTGAGGTTTTCACTAAGAGACGTGTCTTTGACTGTCAGGTAATGGTAGACGTTGGCCACACTGGATTCAGTTCCTGTGTTCTCATAGTAGTTGACGAATATCTCAGCCAGTCGGAGTTTGTCCTCTTCACTTTGTACCAACTGGCTGTCCTGAAGAAGCTCATTGAACGTCTTCCAGGAGTTGAGGATGCGGAGCTCATCTTGAGAGTAGACGCTGGCGTAGTTAAACCATTCTACGTCTGTTGCCAGGTTGGAGATGTGGATGGAGATAGAGTCCAACTTCTTGTTCACTTCAGCAAACCCTTTCTGCACCTTGTTCAGCACCGGGTCATTCTGAGGGATGAAGATCAAGACCATGTTGACAAAAGACGCAGCCAGACCTCCGATGCCGGGTGCCAAGCTGGCGACGTCTGCAAGACTTTTAATCACAGCTGACGACTTATTGGTATCACTCTTTCCAATCACTTCTTTGACGACAGTCAGGAAGCTTTTTCCCACGGCCAAATACTTTTCTACTTTCTCTCTGGTGCCGGAAACCATCCCCCTCTTCAAATCCAGGTCTCTCTTCACCCTGTATGGTGATGAGACGACGGAGGACGGGGGGTCATGTGACCGAGCTGAGGATGTCATCCAGTAGAGAAGAAGGATCAATGAAGCCAACAGCATGGAGACAGACAGCCGAGGGAACGCCATGACTgcaacacagacaacacaacatAGATAAAATATCAGGGTGGTTTTTATAATCTGTGAACCAAAcaaatcttttattttctctggcAGAGGAGCAATCCTGCATTCTCTCACAGTGCGTTTGTACCCTTTAGACGGGAACGCGACGGTGgagcgtttttaagatttccactctggagggtggtttcagtttttttttttttctttaaacgcTGTCGGCGTCTAAACGAAAGGCAACAGGGccttcatttcacaaacatgaGCCAGGCTTAGGTGCAGCTTTCATACTCCTGCTTCTAGCTCAAGGACCGTGATTGCTATCTGGTTAATGtttatgactgtgtgagagagagagagagagagagagaggacacccTGCTGAACATGCTGTGATAAAaatggtgtgtgttgtgtaagaAATGTGAGGACAGTAGCTGTCCAAAAAGGgcctttttctcttcttttcctgGTATTTCTGGTATGACTTAATACACGAGGCAGTGCAGCAGTTGGTGGACATGGCTTCACTTGGAAGCTCACTGTACCTCATGTGAAAGTCAGATTGCCTCCCTAAGTCCATTGTTAGAAAGGACACTCCCTACATTCTGATGTAAAATTAATTTATGAGGAGTTAAAATTGTGGAGGGGGAGGCAAAGTGAAAAGAATTGTTTTTCTGCTGCTGTTGTGGAGTGTGACAGTCTCCTATGTTAATTCTCATGAAAAAACCTTTTGTGTACACACTCATAAATGGTTTGTCATTATTGTTAACTTTGATGGGCTTGTAAATAAGCCAATGGGTGAACTTGGGTCCGTAAGCTGACCAGTCAGCTATCAACTAGGCTACGTTAGATCGCCAGATTTACGTCCCCTCACGTCCATTTAGGCGCTGCATTAGAACCTCATATAAGACTGCTGTTATTCACTCGGTAAGAGATAAAGAACGACATTTAGTGAATTAAATCAATTCTACATACTATATAGTATCTAATACTTGCTATGCTTTGTTGTGAATAGCGAAATAGAGCTGTGCCTTAATCCACTGTCGTTATGGAGTTAAAGGCAAGGAATTCCATTAAAATGGTGAGTCATTCCGTAACACTAGGCATCCATGCAAATCGGTgctaatcatggatgtattaagagaacggtgcTAATAGTGCAAAGCTAACGGGTTAGCTAAGGTGCTGTATTCATATGCTAATAGGGTAATTAGCCACAAAAGGCTAGCGGAGTCCTGTGTATTGCCTGTGAAAAGGCTAATGATTCTATCTATTGGTTATGGAAAGTAATGTTGCTTTTTAACACTATTGCTAGCTGTGGGTATTTTGTTGAATGAATGTTAGTacaagttgtgtgtttaattgtttaactgGAGTTTATGGAGAAGTAACTCAAAGAGGCTAATTTTTAGTGCATTCTTTCTGCTGTTACCGGTGCTGGGAGGGATAAATAAGCATGCATGTCTTAATTTCTCTAAATTACAACACTGTAGcttaagttatgggaaaataatacaatttgagaGATTTGTACATGcaatttatgcaattatatTAAGAATAGTGTTGTTATTAAAGGTAGGTTCCATAAAACTTgaattataaatgtattttttgtataaaggttacctattaatataaatgtacttttgatacctgaatgggatttatatacttttgatacttaagagaAGAAATTTAAGTACGGTTGTACAACTGAATAGAGATTTAGATATTTCAATATGGGTTAACTGAAATAtcacctcattttattttcattgtagcctaagcaattgattttattacgaATAGTAATTGCGAGAAATTATTTGGCCTTATCTACAGGTGTAGGAGGTGGAGATTTGAGAAGTGCTACGCACGGGAGGTCCGATCCAGAGAGGGATATTGGATCACATTGATTCTTCAGATCCCAGAGTCTTCCAGGGTTTACAGATTCCCAGTTCAGTTGGCTGGGTGGCGAGCTACAGGATCGAGACTCTGAACTTAGACAGATTTCCCTGGATTCCTTCTTCATGGTGGtaggacaaacagaaaccaaactcatatgggccccaacgttgaacatctctgaactcttgtcatcaaagaacaattgagCTCATAGAACTGAAAAGGGTTTCTTTTATGTGCGcgctttattattttaattgttatttttcatacctgtgttttatctgtatatgtgtatgccatgtttctttgtatattaatacacttctcaaactttatcctggtttcctagtctctttattgatgttcaattctctagctcttaacaatctagttttcttctggttctggtccaaaTTCACATTGATATCAACTACATAACACTACTACAAGCTATTTTATGAATGTACATTCTTACTACATTGTAATAAGGTTTACAAATACTTCTTTTACTTGTATTTCTGTTGTATCTGCTAGCCTTTGCAACTCATTTctaaatgctttgtaaagcatagcaagtcctcactttagatgggctcacatcATGTAGTCAACTAatcagtagtaactcatgagttaatcatggattgatgttttggtaagtgcttgttaaaTATGCATTAACATACTAACTATCCGTAGGCATATTTCTGAAGGCATGTCCAAATAGAGCTAcgtgtgtgtccaggttctgttagcctttggaactcatttataaatgctttgtaaagcatagaaagtCCTCACTTTACATGGGCTCACACAatatacttaactaaccagtagtaactcatggattacattattggtaagtatttgtaacagatgtgttaacaccccagctattagtttaggcctatttctaaatcataacattttatttaagacatgaacaaatgtaggtctAGATAGTCTGTTGATCATTAACTTCCTAGTTTTAAACGACCTTTCGCGTTCCTGAGTACCTAGTTGATAATGGTAAAATtacttcatttacaaatggttaatgcatcatgtaggaattattaaaaaatatactgataaacACTTTACATGGGCTTACATACTATGGACCAACCATTTACTAACTGTagaaatgctttactgattagactgaatgtaggaactatgctttacaaatgataaacaaatgaATTACTAATAGTttgtagatagtttataaagggaaaattatttaatttaccaatgttttttgcaatacttagaaaatgtcaaacttctatttataaacataatttttgagagctttatttactatgaacaaaccatttatgagtgtgtatacaaatgcgTTATTCATGAGAATTAACATCGGAGcaatgctttacaaatgatgaacaaagcatttagTAATAGTTAGTAACTGCCTCTcggtgaaccatcaccttatcgtggtggagaggtttgtgtgtctctgtgaacctgagggctgtgttgtctggagctttgtgctcctggtagggtctcccaaggcaaagtggtctcaggtgaggggccagacaaagaatggttcaaaaaccccaatgaaaaagctaggcagagatggagtgaccctgcccggaggaagcccggggcccccgtctggagccaggcccagacggcgggctcgtcagcgagcgcctggtggccgggtttgccacggaccccggccgggcacagcccgaacaagctacgtggctcccatctctccagcccatggacccaccacctgtgggaggaaccgttggggtcgggtgcgatgccacatgggtggcagtgaaggtcaggggcctcgacggaccagacccgggcggcagacgctggctctggggacgtggacgtcacctctctgtggggaaggagccggaactggtgcgggaggtggagcgctaccggttagatctggtggggcttacctctacgcacagtcttggttctggaaccatactcctggataggggttggactcttttcttctccggagttgcccagggtgtgaggcgccgggcgggtgtgtggatactcacaagcccccggctgagcgccgctgtgttggagtttacccggtgggcgagagggttgcctccctcgcctgcggggttgtgggggaaaactctgactgttgtttgtgcatatgcaccaaacaggagttcggagtattcggccttcttggagaccttgactggagtcctgcatggggctccagtgggggactccattgttctgctgggggacttcaacgcacacgtgggcaatgatggagacacctggaggcgtgattgggaggaacggcctcctgatctaaaccagagtggttgtttgttgttggacttctgtgctagtcatggattgtctataacgaacaccatgttcgaacatagggatgctcataagtgtacctggtaccagagcaccctaggccaaggtcaatgatcgatttcataatcgtttcatctgatctgaggccgtatgttttggacactttcggtgaagagagaggggcagagctgtcaaccgatcaccatctggtggtgagttgggtcaggggtggggaagactctggacagacctggtaagcccaaacgtgtagtgcgggtaaattgggaacgtctggaggaggcccctgtccgacagactttcaactcacacctccgggcggagcttttcgtgcatccctgtggaggctgggggcattgaacccgagtggacaatgttcaaagtttccattgctgaagctgcggcgaggagctgtggtcttagggtcttaggtgcctcaaggggctgtaacccacgaacaccgtggtggacaccggtggtcagggaagccgtccgactgaagaaggagtctttccgggatatgttatcccggaggactccggaggcagttgcagggtaccgaagggcccgaagggctgcagcctctgccgtgaaagaggcaaagcagcgggtgtgggagaagtttggagaagacatggagaaggactttcggtcggcaccaaagtgcttctggaaaactgttcgccacctcaggagggggggggaaccatccaagctgtgtacagtaaggatgggacactgttgacctcaactgaggaggtaatagggcggtggaaggagcactttgaggaactcctaaatccgactaatatgccctctatgttagaggcagagctggaggataatgggggattgtcgtcgatttcccaggcggaagtcactgatgtagtcaaacaactacacggtggcaaagccccggggattgatgagatccgtccagaaatgctcaaggctctgggtgtggaggggctgtcctggttgacacgcctcttcaacattgcgtggaagtctgggacggtgccaaaggagtggcagactggggtggtggttcccctttttaaaaaggggaccagagggtgtgtgccaattatagggtatcacacttctcagcctccctggtaaagtctactccaaggtgctggaaaggagggttcggccgatagtcaaaccttgggttgaggaggaacaatgcggattccgtcctggtcgtggaacaacggaccagctcttcactcttgcaaggatcctggagggagcctgggagtatgcccaaccggtctacatgtgttttgtggatttggagaaggcgtatgaccgggtccccgggagatactgtgggaggtgctgcgggagtatggggtgagggggtctactcagggccatccaatctctgtatgaccaaagtgagagctgtgtccgggtcctcggtagtaagtcggactcgtttcaggtgagggttggcctccgccagggctgcgctttgtcaccaccaatcctgtttgtaatatttatggacaggatatcgaggcgtagtcggggtggggaggggttgcagtttggtgggctggggatctcatcgctgctctttgcagatgatgtggtcctgatggcatcatcggcctgcgaccttcagcactcactggatcggttcgcaaccgagtgtgtgagcggttgggatgaggatcagcacctctaaatctgaggccatggttctcagcaggaaaccgatggaatgccttctccaggtagggaatgagtccttaccccaagtgaaggagttcaagtaccttggggttttgttcgcgagtgagggacaatggagcgggagattggtcggagtaTCGGCGCagcggtgcggtattgcattcaatctatcgcaccgttgtgacgaaaagagagcttagccagaaggcaaagctctcgatctaccggtcagttttcgctcctaccctcacctatggtcatgaaggctgggtcatgaccgaaagaacgagatccagggtacaagcggctgaaatgggtttcctcaggagggtggctggcgtctcccttagagatagggtgagaagctcagtcatccgtgaggagctcggagtagagccgctgctcctttgcgtcgaaaggagccagtttaGGTGGTtcggcatctggtaaggatgcccctggcgcctccctagggaggtgttccaggcacgtccagctgggaggaggcctcggggaagacccaggactaggtggagggattatatctccaacctggcctgggaacgcatCGGGATCCCCCaatcggagctggttaatgttgctcgggaaagggaagtttggggtcccctgctggagctgctccccccgcgacccgacaccggataagcggacgaagatggatggatggatggatggatagtaactggtttataatgggaaaattatttcatttacatatggttgtttcattatttgttaagtatatatcatgtacttaaaaacatatttttcaaggtaggcttatttactatgaacaaaccatttataactatgtgaacaaatgctttactgatgatgaattatgtaagaacaattaattaataatgatgaacaaaccattaactaataggcttgtttactatgaacaaaccatttataactgtGTGAACAAATAAtttactcatgatgaactatgtatgaacaattaataagtaataatgaaaaaaaacattaactaatagttaactaatgcttaataaattatgaattatggatagttattataaagtgctacCAAATACCAAAAAAGTTACAGAAGATGtcagataaataataataaagatttaaaataacattgtgTGAATGCTTAACATCATTCACACAATTTCTACAATAGGCTATAACTACTGTATAATGGACATTATTGACTTgga
Encoded here:
- the LOC114570294 gene encoding SE-cephalotoxin-like gives rise to the protein MAFPRLSVSMLLASLILLLYWMTSSARSHDPPSSVVSSPYRVKRDLDLKRGMVSGTREKVEKYLAVGKSFLTVVKEVIGKSDTNKSSAVIKSLADVASLAPGIGGLAASFVNMVLIFIPQNDPVLNKVQKGFAEVNKKLDSISIHISNLATDVEWFNYASVYSQDELRILNSWKTFNELLQDSQLVQSEEDKLRLAEIFVNYYENTGTESSVANVYHYLTVKDTSLSENLNKLLRKKFKCDVQEIGKYNVYFSRLLWKGLVLNQFYWKLIGLDSSGKEAEHTQMFKNVYRAQISALNYCLTNHMQYVKEDVVEIRKGFSADNKEAIADEVKKVLDKKYNWYNWVVLVYNTAQADYYILYNLTKITEDTITVAVGYTLIAEEIDENKVRKVANECFKDKSCKIKDKVRYCGEKWYLMNGRQVRSVMPFSYYAKATHAVYGEEFAVAPTPVLQHDCVGSYPLTTYTRKISIYYSWRLPVCQSGTCSYKGRCSRLLDSNEWMCECQDGYYSERCEKKTPIGNATAVNIPVVPDISTIDTKMKMMELKLEKILKSINGTATVTTCISQVVPDIVKIDTKLKMMEIKLENKLKEILKSINCYGERCEERTSIGTATAIDLQVVPGIRTIDTKIKRMEIKLEDILYILKCSNRGWLPW